GACCCGGCGAGCTGCGTACCCCCGCCGGGCACCGCGCTCGTCTCGGTGCAGCACGCCAACCACGAGGTCGGCACCATCCAGCCGGTGGCGGCGGTGGCCGAGGCGTTGCGCGCGGCCATCCCCCTGCACACCGACGCCGCGATGACCGTCGGGCGCATACCGGTGGACATCACCGCGCTGGGCGCGGACCTGCTGACGGCGAGCGCGCACAAGTTCGGCGGCCCGGCGGGTGTCGGGATCCTGGTGGTGCGCGCCGGTACCCGCTGGGTGAATCCGATGCCGGCCGATGAGCGCGAGGCGGGCCGGGCGGCCGGATTCCCCAACCTGCCAGCGATCGTGGCGGCCGCGGCGGCGCTGCACGCGCGAGCCGGCGAGCTCGACGCCGAACGGGACCGGCTGGGCGCGCTCACCGCCGCGCTGCGCGCCCGGCTGCCGGTGCTGGTCGACGACGTCGAACTGCTCGGCGACCCGGACCCAGCCGGCCGGCTGCCGAACCTGGTCGCCTTCTCCTGTCTCTACGTCGCGGGCGAGGCGCTGCTCGGCGAACTGGACCGGGCGGGAATCGCGGTCAGCAGCGGCTCGAGCTGTACGTCGGACTCACTCACCCCGAGCCACGTGCTGGTCGCGATGGGCGCCCTGTCCCACGGGAACGTGCGGGTCTCGTTCGGCCGCGACTCCACCGCCGCGGACCTCTCGGCCCTGCTGGACGTCCTGCCCGGCGCCGTCACCGCGATCCGTGAACGCGTCGGCGCGGTAGGCCTGTAGACGGCGCGGCCACGGACGCGGATGCGACGGAAGACAACAGAAGCGGGAAGACGAGGAAGGTGGGCGCATCGGCATGAGCGGCGCTGATCCGGGCCCGGCACCGGGCGCTCCGGACGTGGTGGTGGATGCGCTGGGCCGGCGGTGCCCGCTGCCGATCATCGACCTGGCCAAGCGGTTCGGCGACGTGCCTGTCGGCGGCACGGTCGAGCTGCTGGCCAACGACCCGGCAGCGACGGCCGACGTCGCCGCCTGGTGCCGCCTGCGCGGTCAGCAGCTACTAGGCGCCCGTGACCTGCCCACCGGGCAGGCATACCTCATCCGCCGGACACGCTGACGGGCCGACCGAGCGCGCTGGCGGACGACGTCGAGTGGCGCTCACCGTTGCTCCGCATGGGCGACGGCGGACCGGATCGGCCGCCGCCGCCACGCCACCCGGCGCGCCCGACCGTCAGGACTTCGGCAGGTAGTCCTTGATCTCGGCGGCGGCCTCGGCACCATAGGCCTCGGTGAACCGCTTGAGCAGCTCGGCCTCGTCGGCCTCGTAGTCCTGCGGCCCGATGGTCTCGAGCACCAGCGTCGCCAGCAGGCAGCCGAGCTGGGCGGACCGCTCCAGCGACAGGTCCCAGGAACGTCCGGCGAAGAAGCCGGCGCGGAACGCGTCGCCGACGCCGGTCGGGTCCGGGGTGTCACGCGCCGGGACCACCGGCACCTGGATCGAGGTGCCGTCCTCGGCGCGCTCGATACGCACGCCGTTTGCGCCAAGCGTGGTGATCCGGGTGTCGACCCGGGAGAGCAGGTCGGCATCCGACCAGCCGGTCTTCTGCTCCAGCAGGGCCTTCTCGTACTCGTTGCAGAGCAGGTAGGCGGCGCCGTCGACCAGCCGGCGGACGTCCTCGCCGTCCATCCGGGCGAGCTGCTGGGACGGGTCGGCGGCGAACGCGTAGCCGCGCTCGCGGCACTCGTCGGTGTGCCGGTGCATCGCCTCGGGGTCGTTCGGGCTGATGATCACGAGATCGAGGCCGCCGAACCGGCCGGCGACCGGGGCGAGCTCGATGTTGCGTGCCTCGGACATGGCGCCCGGGTAGAACGAGGCGATCTGGCACAGGGCGTCGTCGGTCGTGCAGACGAAGCGGGCCGTGTGCGCGAGATCGCTCACGCGCACCGACGCCGTGTCCACGCCGTGCCGGTCGAGCCAGGATCGATAGTCGGCGAAGTCCTCACCGACCGCCCCGACCAGGATCGGGTGCAGGCCGAGCCGGCCCAACCCGTAGCTGATGTTGGCCGCGACCCCGCCGCGCCGGATGACCAGCTCGTCGACGAGGAAGGACAGCGATACCCGCTCGAGCTGCTCGGCGATCAACTGATCGGCGAACCGCCCGGGGAAGCGCATGAGGTGATCGGTCGCGATGGACCCGGTGACGGCAATACGCACGATGCCCAAGCCTAGCGCTGTGACTCTGGTTCGCTCCGTCCGGGCGGCGCGCTCCGGCCCCTTACTCGCTTCGCTCCCAAGGGACCTCCGCGCGCCGTCCTCCTCCGCTCACGGGCGCTACGGCGACCTCCGCTGCGGCCCAACCACTTCGCTTCGCTCGTGGCCGGGCCTCCGCGGAGGCGCGCCTCCGCGCCGCACGGTCACCTATCGCTGGAACGTCACCAAACCAAGACCAGCCGATCCAGAACCATCCCCACGCGGGCCACCTCGCTTCGCTCGTGGCGCCTTTGTGTCGCGGCTAGGGACAGGTCCTGGCCTGGAAGACGCCGAGGGCCCGGCGTGACCGAATAGATCTCGGTCACGCCGGGCCCTCGAACGATCAGTACCTGCTAGTCCCGCCAGTAGCCACGTCCGGCCACCCCGTCGAGCGGAGCTCGACATCGGGCGTCCGGGGGTCGCCCCCCGGAGCAGACATCGACTGACACCCCTCCGGGAAGCTGCCCGAAGGGCAGCGAACAGGGTTCGCCTAGTGGAAGGAGTCACCGCAGGCGCAGGAGCCCTGGGCGTTGGGGTTGTCGATCGTGAAGCCCTGCTTCTCGATGGTGTCGACGAAGTCGATGGTGGCGCCGCCCAGGTACGGGGAGCTCATCCGGTCGACCGTGACCTTGACACCGGAGAAGTCGAGCACGGTGTCTCCGTCGAGCTGGCGCTCGTCGAAGAACAGCTGGTAGCGCATGCCAGAGCAGCCGCCGGGCTGTACGGCGATGCGCAGAGCCAGGTCGTCGCGGCCCTCCTGCTCGAGCAGGGACTTCACCTTGCTAGCGGCCAGGTCGGTGAGGAGGACCTGGCTGGGCCGGGTCTGGGTGTCCGTCGTCGTGTCCTGGACGGTCATAGGGGCTGCTCCTGCCCTTCGGAAAGTGCCTACGGGTGCGCCGCGGGATCCGTACGACCGGGCCGTGTCGGCGCCCTCCACACAGCTCGGCCGGTCCCATCCGGCAACGGTGCCGCCGGTTGGTTCGGCCGAGGTGTGACGTACGCCGCGTCGACGCACACCGTGTCACTGGTGTCATGTCCTCAGCGCTCAACAACCGCGGCCCGGTTCCGCTTCCCATCGTAGCTACCGGCCGGTGCGCCGGCCACGACGTCACCCTTCTCCGGGCATGCCTCCCAGGCTGTGGGCCCGCGGTGCCAGTGCCAACGGGGCAGGCGTTCCCAGCCAGTCCACCCGGAGCGGGTCACCCTAGTGACCCATCTCACTCGGGTCGAACGTCTCTTCCGCGACCGGGCCGCCGGACCCGCTGACGCCCGCGCACGGCACGAACAGGCGAGCCCGCGGCGGCCCGCGGCCCGGCAGAACTGTCGGGAAGGTGACCGCGGGGCGACTCCGCGACAAACCACGCATGGCCCGCAGACCGCAGTTAGTGTCTCGTCGACCATTAATGAGTTAGAGTCTCTTCGACCATATGTCGACCGACCTCCCCACAGAACGCGCCAGAGCCAGCCCGGTGTCCCGCCCCACGAGCCCCGAACGTCCAGGGCCGAGGGGCGTCCCAGGGGCCGGCGAGGGCCGGCCGGTGGGGGCGTCCTCGTACACGGCGCACCGCCCAAGGGGGCCTGCCATGACGACCAACCCGACTCTGGAACGCCTCGGTGTGACCCCGTCACCGCTGGCCCTGCTCCTGCTCGGCCACGGGACCGACGCCGACAGCGAACGCGGCGTCGACTGCCCCGGCGCGCTGCCCGCGGCGGCCGACCCGGCGCTGGCCGAGCGGGCCGCCGCGGCGAAGGCGGCACTGGGCGAGAAGGTCTTCGTCCTCGGCCACCACTACCAGCGCGACGACGTGATCGCGTTCGCGGACGTCACCGGCGACTCGTTCAAGCTCGCCCAGCAGGCCGCGGCCCGGCCCGAGGCCGAGCACATCGTGTTCTGTGGCGTGCACTTCATGGCCGAGAGTGCCGACATCCTGACCGCGCCGCACCAAGGGGTGATCCTCCCGGACCTGGCGGCGGGCTGCTCGATGGCCGACATGGCCACCGCCGAGCAGGTCGAACAGGCCTGGGACGACCTGCTCGACGCGGGCGCGGCCGAGGGCACCGTGCCGGTGACCTACATGAACTCCTCAGCCGCGATCAAAGCGTTCACGGGCCGCCACGGCGGCACGGTCTGCACGTCGTCGAATGCTCGACGCGCGCTCGACTGGGCGTTCGGCCCCGAGCGCGGCGGCCAGCGCGTGCTGTTCCTGCCCGACCAGCACCTGGGCCGCAACACCGCGGTCGGTGAGCTCGGGTTGACCGAGGCGGACTGCGTCGTCTACGACCCGCGCCGCCCGAACGGGGGCCTCACCCCCGCTCAGCTGCGGGACGCGAAGATGATCCTCTGGCGGGGCCACTGCTCGGTGCACGGCCGGTTCAGCCGCGACTGCGTCGACGAGGTACGGGCGCGGGTCCCTGGGGTAAGTGTTCTGGTACACCCCGAATGCAAGCGCGAGGTGGTGACCGCCGCCGACCTGGTCGGATCGACGGAGTACATCATCAAGGTGGTGGACGCGGCCCCGGCCGGTTCCTCGTTCGCGATCGGCACCGAGCTCAACCTGGTGCAGCGGCTCGCGAACCGCCACCCTGACAAGAACATCGTCTTCCTGGACCGCACCGTGTGCTTCTGCTCCACAATGAACCGCATCGACATGCCACACCTCGTGTGGGCGCTGGAGTCCCTCGTCCGCGGCGAGCCGGTCAACCGGATCACGGTCGCACCGGACGTGGCCACCTATGCCCGAAAGGCCCTCGACCAGATGTTGGCTCTCCCGTAATGGCCATGATCGGCCTCAGAAAGCGGTCGCGCGACACCGCGCCGGAGGACTCCGGCGCGGAGGTCGAGGTCGACGTCGACGAGTACGCCTCTCCGGACGCCCGGATGACGGCCAAGAAGGGCCGGCCGACGCCGAAACGCTCGGAGGCGCGCGCGGCCCGCTCGACGGTCGGCACCCTCGGCTCGGCGGCGAACACCAAGGAAGGTCGTCAGCGCGACAAGGGCGACCGCCGCCGCGCGATGGCCGAGCAACGGGCCGCGCTGCGTTCGGGCGACCTGTCGAAGATGCCCGCGCGGGAGCGCGTGCCGGAGCGGGTGCTGGCCCGCGACATCGTGGACAGCCGGATCAACGCCGGCTCGTTCTTCCTGGTCGCGATCGTCGTCTACTTCATCGGCGGGATCGTGCCGAACGGTTACATCCGGCTGGTCGCCGTCTACGTGATGATCGTCGGCATCGCCGCGGTGGCCATCGATGGCTTCTTCCTCGTCCGCAAGGTCAGCAGGGCGGTCCAGGAGCGCTACCCGGACTCACGGGTGAAGGTCAAGGTCTACGCCGTGCAGCGCTCGCTGGTCCCGCGCCGCTGGCGTATGCCACCGCCCCGGGTCGCGCGCGGCGAAAGGTAGGGCGGGGCGGGGCACGCGACGCCCCGCGCCCCGCCGTCGAGGTGGAACCGTGAGGTTCGATCGTCTGTACGGGTCCTAGAGTCGGCGGTGTGGAGTATCGACGCCTAGGGCGCAGCGGCCTGACCGTCAGCCAGATCTCATATGGAAACTGGATCACCCACGGTGACCAGATCGAGGCCGAGCAGGCGATCGCCTGCGTGCGCGCCGCCTTCGACGAGGGCATCACGACCTTCGACACCGCCGACGTCTACGCCGGCGGACGGGCCGAGACCGTGCTGGGCGAGGCGCTCGCCGGCGTCCGGCGCGAGTCCTACGAGCTCGCGACCAAGGTCTTCTGGCCGACCGGCCCCGGCCAGAACGACAAGGGCCTGGGCCGCAAGCACATCATCGAGTCGATGAACGCCTCGTTGAAGCGGCTGCGCACCGACTACGTCGACCTGTACCAGGCGCATCGCTACGACCCGACGGTGCCGCTCGAGGAGACGCTGCGGGCGTTCGACGACCTGGTGCGCGCCGGCAAGACGCTCTACATCGGCGTCTCCGAGTGGTCCGCCGGACAGATCACCGAGGCGGTGCGGCTGGCCGGCGAGATGGGCCTGGACCGGATCATCTCCAACCAGCCGCAGTACTCGGCGCTCGTACGCACGATCGAGGCCGAGATCGTGCCGGCGTCCGCCAAGGCAGGCGTCTCGCAGATCGTCTGGTCGCCCATCGCGCAGGGCGTGCTGACCGGCAAGTACCTCCCCGGGCAGCCGCCGCCGCCCGGCAGCCGGGCCACCGGCGGCACCGGCGCCGCCTTCATCGAGCGGCTGATGGGCGACGACGTGCTGACCGCCGTGCAGAACCTGCGCCCGGTCGCCGACGACGCCGGGCTCTCGCTCGCTCAGCTGGCCGTCGCGTGGGTGCTGCAGAACGAGAACGTCGCGTCCGCGATCATCGGAGCGTCCCGGCCCGAGCAGGTCCGCGAGAACGTCAAGGCCGCCGGCGTCACCCTCGCCCCGGAGATCCTCACCCGCATCGACGAGGCCCTCGGCGGCGTCGCCGTACGTTAGCCAGACCTCAACCGTGGTGGCTGGCACCCCAATAGGCCGACTACCAGGTAGAACCGTGTCGACGCAGACTGCCTATGGGGTCACTCAGCTGACGCGATCTGTGTTCGCCCGGCGGGTGGCGGGTCAGGTGGTGAAGGCCCTGGCGAGTGCCCGCCACGTCGCGTCCAGGTCGGACATGTTGTTGTAGGCGTTGTCCATCTCCAGGATCACCGCCCCGTGCGCCGCGGCGAACAGGGCCTGAGCGACCCAGGGGTCACCGGTCGCTCGGTAGAACGGCTCGCCCGACCAGTCGTCCAGACCGGGGGTGAGCAGACTCCGGTCGATGCGGCCGGAGGTGGCGAGCCGGTAGAGGTTGGCGCTCGCGAGCGCGAACCGCCGGTACTCGGCCAGCAGCGCGGCGACGACACCCGCGGGGCTCGCCGCGTCGACGACGGCGTGCAGCGCGTCGCCCATACCGAACAGGCCGGTCTCGACGAGCGCCACCTCCAGCGCGGGTTTGCCCGGCAGGTGCTTGTAGAGCGACGCCGCCCGAATGCCGATCTCGTCGCCGAGGCGGCGCATCGTCAACGCGTCCGCTCCCTCCGCCGCGAGCAGCCTGAGGCCGGCGGCGACGATCTCGCGCACCCGCTCCGACCGTTCCGACGGCTCCGGCCGCACCGCGATCCGGGGCAGCGGCAGCGGCAGCCTGGCCGGCTCCCCGCCGGAACCCACCGCCGTCGCCTCGGCCGAGACCGCGGCCTGGGACATCAACGGACGCACCTCCTGGGGCGGGCGGACGGTCAGGCGATCCGCTCCAGCACGAAGGCCGGGTGGCGGGGGGCGATCGCGGCGAGTTCCTCGTCGGACGAGTCGGGTCCCACGCCGCCGAAGAAGACGCCGACCTCAGCCTTCCACCGCTTGAGGTAGGCGCGCAGCACCTGGACCTTCTCCTCGTCGGCCAGCTCCGTGGCCCGGTAGTGGGCCCGGGACCGACCGAGCAGCAGGTGCAGCTCGCCATCGGCCGCCCGCACGTTGCGGACCCACTGCCCGTGTCCGCGCGGTGACACCAGGTACTCCCGACCATCGAGGACAAGCAGGTTGACGGGGGTGCGCCGCGGCTCACCACTGGTCCGGCCACGCACCTCGAGCACCCGGCTGCCGAGCACGCTCACCCCGCGCCGGGTGAGGGCCGCGACCAGACGGTTGAAGACCTTGCGGGTGAACGCACCGGGCGCCTGGTAATGCGCCGGGGCACCCGGCGCAGCGGTACCGGCGGGCTCGACGGAACCAGTGGAACCGGCGGGCTCGACGGAACCGGCGGACTCGGCGGCGGGCAGGGCCTCGTTCATGATGACTCCCAAATGGGTAGCTAACAGCGTTAGCCCCACTATGGCTAACGCCGTTAGCCTTGTCAACGGCCGAGGCTAACTTAGTTGGCCTCGGCGACCCGGACCTCGCCGACGAGCGGGCTGACCGCCTCGCGCCGGTAGCTCAGGTCGTCAGGCTCAGGTCGTCGGGCGCAGACTCATCGGGCCGTAGACCTTGCGGCCCGCCTCGGACAGCGTGACCTGGGTGACGCCGCCCTCGAGCAGCTCGGACCAGGCCTCCCCTATCCAGGTCTCCGCGTCGCCCTGGCTCGGGAACGACTCGGACCCAGACGCCCCGGCCACCGTCACCGACGCACCGTCATCACTCTCGTACCGCCAGGTCCAGCTCACCCGCGCACCTCCTCGTGAACACGCCACGATCGTCGGCGGCATCCCGCCGTCCATGTGCCATCCAATCGTCACTGGCCTCGGGCGGGGCGGTCGGGCCAGGATGTGCGCTAGGTCGGTAACGTCGCCGGTCCGCAACGTCGGCACGAATTACTTCCGATTGGCTACCGTAGGCGCGGCGCCCCGCCAAACGCCCCGCTCCACCAGCGGCCGTCCGCGGGAGGGCCGGTCGGCGGACCCGGACGGACGCGGCGGCGAACGGGCCGGCTGGCCGGCGGGCCTCCGGCGCATCGGCACCGTGACGCGCAGGTCAGCATCAGAAGCGGAGGAATGTCCACGTGGTCACACAGCTCGCCGAGGCGGCCCAGCACAGCGACAGCGGGTTCGCCCCCTGGGTCGTGGCGCTCCTCACATTTGGCTCGATCATCGTGCTTGGCATCGTGCTGACGCTCATGACGCTCGCGGAGCGCAAGCGCCACCCGCACGTCTGAGCGCGGCCCGGCAGGGTCGCCACCGTCGGGCGGCAGAGAGCGGGAGAAGTGCGCGTCACCCTGCTGGGCACCGGCTCGGCCGACGGCTGGCCGAACCCCTGGTGTGCCTGCCCGTCGTGCGCCTGGGCGCGCGACACCGGCAACGCCCGAGGGCAGACGGGCGTGCTGCTCGACGATGCCGTGCTGGTCGACATCGGCCCGGATGTGCCGCGCGCCGCGGCCCGGTTCGGAGTCGGGCTGGAGGGCCTGCGTCATCTCCTGGTCGGGCATGCCCATCCGGACCACGTCGGGCCGGAGGCACTGATGTGGCGATCCTGGAGCACCGCGGCGACCCGCCCGCTCGACGTCGTCGGGCCGCCGGCGGTGCTCGACGCCATCGCGGCCTTCCTGACCCGCTGGGAGGGAAGGGCGCCCGGCGAGGCCGGCTCGCCCCTGCGCCCCAGGCCCGCCCTGGCCGGCAGCCCCATCCGGCTCGACGGTCCGGACAAGGACGGGGATGGGGACGGCTACCGGGTGGTTCCGGTGGCGGCGACCCACGGGGACGCCTCGATCGGCCCGGCGGTGCTCTACGACATCACCGGCCCGGACGGCGCCCGGCTGCTCTATGCCTGCGACACCGGTCCGCTGACCACGGCGACCGTCGAGGCGCTGGCCGGCCGCGCGTTCGACGTGGCGCTCGTCGAGGAGAACAACGGCGACCGGCCCGGCTTCGGCGACCATCTCGACCTCGCGACGTTCACCACCGACCTCGAGCGGCTCCGGGCGCGCGACGCCCTGACCGACACCTCGACCGTCGTGGCCGTCCACCTGAGCCACCGCAACCCACCCGGGCCGGCGCTCGCCGAGCGCCTCGCCGCGATCGGCGTCGATCTGCTCCCGGACGGCGCGGTCCTCGAGGCCACTCCTGGCGGGCGCGCCACCGTGACGCTTCCCGCGTCGGGCTGAGAAGAACCCGGCGAACGGGAGAAGCCGGGCGGGTCCTTCCGCCCGCCCCGCTGGGCACCGGCGTCCGGATCTGTCGCTGTGGGTACTTCCCTGCCGTGACGTGCGGGACTCGCCACGGCGTCCGTGGCCGCGGCGTTCGCGCGGGACGCGCCCTGGCTGTGCTCATAGGTCTGTGGGCCGGGCTTGGCTGGGTCCCGGCGGACGGCGTCTCCGGTCGGCTGGCGGTGCTGGTCGGCGTGGTCGCGCTGGTCGTCGTCATCACCGGGCGTTCCGCGCGGTCCCGTCCACCGGCCGCGCGGGCCAGGGCTGCGCGAGCCAGGTTGGACGCCGTCTCGGCACTCGCGCTCATGCTCGTCGTCATGGCGTCGGCGGCCGCGGCCCTCACCCCACCCAACCTCGGCTGAGGCCGGGCCGGGCCGGGGCTAGTCGAGGCGCAGCTCGTAGAGGTAGAGGCCGCCGGAGGCGGCCACGGCGAGGCCGCGCGAGTCGGGCAGCCAGCCGCAGTCCCTGGCCGCGCCGTCGAACCGCATGAGCGTGACGCACCGCCAGCGCTCCGTCTCCCAGATTCGCACCGAGCCGTCGCCACCGGCGCTGGCGAGATACGCCCCGTCGGGGCTGACCGCCGCGCCCCGGACCGTGTGGGTGTGCCCGGCCAGCACCGGCCCCGCGAGCCAGCCGTCGGTCCACCAGACCCTCAGCGTGTGGTCGGCGCCGGCGGAGACCAGGAAACGCCCGTCCGGCGCGACGGTGAGGCCCAGCACCTCGTTGGTGTGCCCGGTGAGCAGGGCCACCGGCTCCAGCGTGATGACATCCCAGACCCGGATCTCCCGGTCCGTGCCGCCAGCGGCCACCCAGGTGCCGTCAGGGGCGACGACGCAGGTGTGCCCGGCGCCACCGCCACCGGTCTCCCCGTCCGCGGAGGAGGCCTCGGCATAGTAAGGATCTTCGGGGTACGGATCGGTCGGGTACCTGTCCGCGTCGTCCAGGTACCGGGCCCGCCGGCCCGTGGTCGACGGCTGGGTGGTCGAAGGCTGGCTGACGAACGCACGCGGCGGCGCGCCCGCCCGGCGACCACCGGCTCCGTCGGGCCCACCGGCACCCCCGCGGCCACCGCCACCGGCGAACGAGGCGAGCCACTCGCCGCTCTGGGTGTCCCACATTCGCACGACGCCGTCCGCGCACGCGCCGACCAGCCAGGAACCGTCGGGCGACGCGGCGAAGCCGCGGACCTCGCTCGGCGAGGTCAGCACCGCGCGGACGACGCCGGTCGTCGGCTCCCACAGCCGGACGCCGCCGTCCCGGCCGGGCAGCGCCACCCAGCTGTCGTCGGGGGCGACCGCGCCGCCGCGGACGGGGTTGAGCCGCTCCCCCACCAGCGCGGCCCCCTGCTCGGCCGTGGCGACGTCCCACTGGACGGCCGTGGCGTCCTCGGAGACGGAGACCACCCAGCGCCCGTCCGAGCTCGCGACGCAGGCGCGCATCCCCTCGTCCCGGCCACTCGCCGCGACGCCCGGGTCGGCGAGCCCGACGTCCCAGATCCGCAGCGCCCCGTGCCGGCCGGCGGAGACCAGCCAGCTCCCGTCCGGGGCGATCGCGCAGACCGCCGCCGTCCCGCTCGGACCGACCAGTTGCCGGCGCGCGCCGGTCGCCGTGTCCCACAGCCGCACGACACCGTCGGCCGCGGTCGCGGCCACGGCCGCGCCGTCCGCGGTGACCGCGCAGCCGCGCGCCGCGGCGCCCACCTCGTAGCGCGCGACGGCGGCACGGGCCGCCGGATCCCACCGCCGGACCGTGCCGTCCTCCCCGGCGGACACCAGCCAGGCCGGCCCGTCGCAGACGGCGAGCCGGCGCACGGGACCGCGGTGCCCGCGCAGCTCGCCGGCCGGGGCGCCGCCCTGGCGGATGTCGAACAGCCGGATCGTCCCGTCCTCGCACGCCACGGCGAGCAGCGAGCCATGGGGCGCGACCGCGCAGTCGCGCAACCGCCGGCCCGGGGTCACCACGATCATCGGGCCGGGCAGGCCGCTGCGGGCCCGCCAGCAGCGGACGACGCCGTCGTCGCCGCAGGTCGCGAACCAGGCGCCGGACGGGGCGACGGCGGCGCCGCGCACCTCCCCGTTGTGGCCGCGCAGCTCGAACCGGGCGGGTCCGCCGCGGGCGTCCCAGACCCGGACCACCCGGTCCGCGCCGCCCGACACGAGGAAGCGGCCGTCCGGCGAGATCACGCAGGTGTGCACGGCGCCGGTGTGGCCGGTCAGCACGGCGCGGGCCGCCGACGCGTCCGCGTCCCAGATCTGGACGGTGCCGTCGTCGCCGGCGCAGGCCAGCCAGCCGCCCGACGGCGCCACCGCGCAGGCGTTGACCGACGGGCGGTGGGCCTGGAGCACCCGGACGAGCCCGGGGTGGGGCTGGTCGGGCAGGCTCCAACGATTGACCAGCCGCGGCCCGCGCACCGTGGCGGCGAGCTGGGCGCGGGCGTCGGCGAGCGCGGGGATGCCGTCGAGCCGGCTCGTCAGCACCGCGCTCAGGGCGCCCGGCGGATCGGTGGGGCCGAACAGGTGCGCGGTCTGGCGCAGCACCCGGCGCAACGCCCGCAGCGCCGGGTCCGTCGGGTCCAGCTCGGTGGCGAGCGCCAGGTCCGCGTCGACGGCGACCAGGCCGAGGCTCGGCCGGGCGAGCTTGGCGATCGTCCAGCGCAGGTCCCGCAGCAGCGCGAGCGCCTCGCCGGCGCGGCCGGCGCCGACGAGGTGCGCGACCAGGTTCGTCCACACATAGCCGGCCCGGCTCGGCAGCTCCCACCAGGCCGCGGGCGTGGCGGCGTCCGCCGCTTCGTCACCGGGGCCCGGGCGTTCGGTGTCACCCGCGGCGTCGCCGTCGTAGTTGTCGTTGTCCGCGAGGTCGTAGCCGTAGGTCAGGACGTCGTCGGTGTCCGCGGCGCCGGCGGCCGGCGGCCGGCCCGGCGCGAGCAGCCGGGCTCGAAGCGCGTCGCACAGCAACCCGTGCAGCTCACGCAGCCGCCTCGGGCCGACGCGGACGCGCAGGTAGGAGCGCAGCACGTCCTGCATCAGCAGCGCGGGCGGGTGCCGGCGGTAGGCGAGCACCAGCGACAGGTCGACGAGCTCCTGGCACAGGTCGTCGACCTCGTCGGCGGTGAGCTCGCCGGTGGCGCCCCAGTA
Above is a window of Pseudofrankia saprophytica DNA encoding:
- a CDS encoding MBL fold metallo-hydrolase translates to MRVTLLGTGSADGWPNPWCACPSCAWARDTGNARGQTGVLLDDAVLVDIGPDVPRAAARFGVGLEGLRHLLVGHAHPDHVGPEALMWRSWSTAATRPLDVVGPPAVLDAIAAFLTRWEGRAPGEAGSPLRPRPALAGSPIRLDGPDKDGDGDGYRVVPVAATHGDASIGPAVLYDITGPDGARLLYACDTGPLTTATVEALAGRAFDVALVEENNGDRPGFGDHLDLATFTTDLERLRARDALTDTSTVVAVHLSHRNPPGPALAERLAAIGVDLLPDGAVLEATPGGRATVTLPASG
- a CDS encoding NB-ARC domain-containing protein, translated to MSLVPDRREVVPRWWGAGDRRRVFLSHTSELRAYPRDLSFVAAAERAVARAGDLAVDMAYFGARDDPPAEFCAEQVRASDVYVGLIGFRYGTPVRERPDLSYTEVEFEAATEAGIPRLMFLLAEDALVPFQEFSDIVYGDRQRGFRERLNGVGLITTSFRTPADLETAVLDALVKLRERERREREEAAAALPNGNALGPGPAVVIVGVGAIGPDAAQAGTGPRRPWMVPSAHGKVVARPELTEAVLARLLAHAAGTIAPADGTIAPSLRAIAPPASATLAATDEDSYSDEITLPAPPPPALAPPPALAPPPALGRPPVSPAGGHLPAVPRLPAVPPEGGTGGTGGFPTVAAGSAPGEATQGAARPRIVVLRGVGGFGKTTLAAEVCRRPEIVGAFPGGVLWVTVGESVTGANLADKVNDLSEALSGARPALADPEQAGFRLGELLGAPRRLLVVDDVWTRAQLAPFLQGGPGCVRLVTTRMRDLPPDLAAADTVEVLAMSDAEAARLLTLDLAPRPGETSTGETVSHVAEDEDGDRDAAAVLGLVLPADRARRLLDATGRWPVLLRLVNRALVRLVREGVPPPRAADRVLARLARRGPTAFDVTRLEDRNQAVGATLSASVGLLTGDELDRYLELAVFPEDVEIPRYVLDAYWGATGELTADEVDDLCQELVDLSLVLAYRRHPPALLMQDVLRSYLRVRVGPRRLRELHGLLCDALRARLLAPGRPPAAGAADTDDVLTYGYDLADNDNYDGDAAGDTERPGPGDEAADAATPAAWWELPSRAGYVWTNLVAHLVGAGRAGEALALLRDLRWTIAKLARPSLGLVAVDADLALATELDPTDPALRALRRVLRQTAHLFGPTDPPGALSAVLTSRLDGIPALADARAQLAATVRGPRLVNRWSLPDQPHPGLVRVLQAHRPSVNACAVAPSGGWLACAGDDGTVQIWDADASAARAVLTGHTGAVHTCVISPDGRFLVSGGADRVVRVWDARGGPARFELRGHNGEVRGAAVAPSGAWFATCGDDGVVRCWRARSGLPGPMIVVTPGRRLRDCAVAPHGSLLAVACEDGTIRLFDIRQGGAPAGELRGHRGPVRRLAVCDGPAWLVSAGEDGTVRRWDPAARAAVARYEVGAAARGCAVTADGAAVAATAADGVVRLWDTATGARRQLVGPSGTAAVCAIAPDGSWLVSAGRHGALRIWDVGLADPGVAASGRDEGMRACVASSDGRWVVSVSEDATAVQWDVATAEQGAALVGERLNPVRGGAVAPDDSWVALPGRDGGVRLWEPTTGVVRAVLTSPSEVRGFAASPDGSWLVGACADGVVRMWDTQSGEWLASFAGGGGRGGAGGPDGAGGRRAGAPPRAFVSQPSTTQPSTTGRRARYLDDADRYPTDPYPEDPYYAEASSADGETGGGGAGHTCVVAPDGTWVAAGGTDREIRVWDVITLEPVALLTGHTNEVLGLTVAPDGRFLVSAGADHTLRVWWTDGWLAGPVLAGHTHTVRGAAVSPDGAYLASAGGDGSVRIWETERWRCVTLMRFDGAARDCGWLPDSRGLAVAASGGLYLYELRLD